A window of the Ostrea edulis chromosome 1, xbOstEdul1.1, whole genome shotgun sequence genome harbors these coding sequences:
- the LOC125666086 gene encoding uncharacterized protein LOC125666086 produces the protein MLSFAVFAGIVAITYGHLCLFSPPQRGTMDGINKPGATDCLLLTGPCGGRSRGSTATKVTAGQKLRVTFQKNLDHWDHTPGDFKIKIGDESGHLQTLATIRDHGEASLYVYSQEVTVPTGLPAQSVLQVTYETKNTNAPAVFYQCSDIIVE, from the coding sequence ATGCTGTCATTTGCCGTTTTCGCAGGCATTGTTGCAATCACTTATGGCCATCTCTGCCTCTTTAGTCCCCCACAAAGAGGTACCATGGATGGCATCAACAAGCCTGGGGCAACGGACTGTCTCCTTCTGACCGGACCCTGTGGAGGACGATCAAGGGGGTCAACTGCCACTAAGGTGACCGCTGGTCAGAAACTGAGGGTCACCTTTCAGAAAAATCTGGACCACTGGGACCACACACCAGgagatttcaaaatcaaaattggaGATGAATCTGGACATTTGCAAACTTTGGCAACCATCCGTGACCATGGTGAAGCTTCACTGTACGTGTACTCACAGGAAGTAACGGTACCTACTGGACTTCCGGCACAAAGCGTATTGCAGGTTACCTACGAAACGAAGAACACCAATGCTCCCGCCGTCTTCTATCAATGTAGTGACATTATTGTGGAATGA